The Streptomyces hundungensis genome contains the following window.
ACCACGACCGCCCCCTGGGCCGGTACGAGGGCCAGTTCGTTGGAGATCCACTCTCGGGTCAGGGACGTGGTCACCTGGCCCGTCAGCATCGCCTTCTCGTCGGGGGTGATCTCCAGGCGGACGCCCTTCGCGGCCGTCTGGCGTTCGAAGTGGCGGGCGGCGAAGAAGACCAGGGCGTGGCCGTCGGCGGTGCGCAGGCCGAGGGGGGCGAAGTCGCCCTCGTTCAGGGGCTGGTCGACGAACTGGCTGACGCGGCCGGAGCGTACCGCGTTCTTCTGGCGGGCCTCGCGCCAGCCGCTGGTGTGGCCGCCGTCCGCGAACACCGGCGGCTTCCCGCTCTGGAGGTAGGAGGCGTAGCTGGTGCTCAGGTCCTTCGGGGCGAGCGCGAGCGAGGGGTCGTCGGCCCGTACCGGCTGGGCCCAGCCGTCCTTGTCCTTCGCGAACGCGGGGACGTCCTTGACGCCCAGGATCGAGAGGTAGGCCAGCTTCCACCCCTGCTGGGGGCCGGTGCGTATGAACAGCAGCAGCCAGCGGGTGTCGCCGGGGCCCTGGTCGTCCTGGTCGCGGTTGGAGTCGGTGTCGGCGACGAACCAGCGCGGCCAGCCCGCCTGGCGGGGGATCGTGTAGGCGGCGCCGGTCAGTTCGAGCGGTGAGTACCGGGCGTTGCCGCCCGGGCTCGTCACATGACGGGCCGAGAACCCCGCCTGGGTGGTGGCGCCGAAGGCGCCGGTGACCCGGTCCGCGTCCAGGGCCGGGTCATAGGCCTTGTCGGCCTTGTTGTACGCGTCGGTGAACGCGGTGAGCGCCCGGGCGGCCTCAGCCCTCGTCGCCGACGGTACGACTTCCCGCTCCCCGTGCACCGTCACGCAGCCGCTCGCGGTCACCGTCAGTACGGTCGCCGTCGCGAGCCCCGCCATCAGCCGACTCACCCTGCTCATGAACCGCCTTCTGCCCCTCGACCCTCTTGGTCCCCATGGACTTCCGGAACCCTACCGGGGCGAAGAAGAACGCGAGCGTCGGGATCAGGTACAGCGCCCAGACCGAGACCTGGAGCACGGTCGGGTCGGGCTGGAAGTTGAAGACGCCCTTGAGGAGCGTGCCGTACCAGCTGTCCGGCGCGATCGTCGAACTGATGTCGAAGGCCTTGGAGTTGATGCCGGCGATGAAGTCGGCCTCCTGGAGGTCGTGCACCCCGTACGCGAGCACGCCCGCCGCGACGACCACCAGCATGCCGCCGGTCCAGGTGAAGAACTTCGCCAAATTGATCTTGAGGGCGCCGCGGTAGAAGAGCCAGCCGAGGAAGACCGCGGTGGCCAGGCCGAGCAGGGCGCCGATCATCGGCTGGAAGGTGCCGTTCTCGGAACCGGCCGCGTGCACCGAGGTCCACACGAACAGGGCGGTCTCCAGGCCCTCGCGGCCGACCGCGAGGAACGCGGTCGCCACCAGCGCGCCGGTGCCCATCCGCAGGGCCGAGTCGAGCTTGCCGTGCAGCTCGCTCTTCAGGTGCCGCGCGGTGCGCCGCATCCAGAAAACCATCCAGGTGACCAGGGCGACCGCGATGATCGACAGCGAACCGCCGAGCGCCTCCTGCGCCTTGAACGTCATCTCCTGGGAGCCGAACTCGAGCCCCGCGCCGAACGCGAACGCGACGAGCACGGCGACCGCGATGCCCACCCACACCGGCTTCAGGGCGTCACGGCGACCGGTCTTCACCAGGTAGGCGACCAGGATGCACACGACGAGGCTGGCTTCCAGCCCCT
Protein-coding sequences here:
- the efeU gene encoding iron uptake transporter permease EfeU, with translation MFANYLIGLREGLEASLVVCILVAYLVKTGRRDALKPVWVGIAVAVLVAFAFGAGLEFGSQEMTFKAQEALGGSLSIIAVALVTWMVFWMRRTARHLKSELHGKLDSALRMGTGALVATAFLAVGREGLETALFVWTSVHAAGSENGTFQPMIGALLGLATAVFLGWLFYRGALKINLAKFFTWTGGMLVVVAAGVLAYGVHDLQEADFIAGINSKAFDISSTIAPDSWYGTLLKGVFNFQPDPTVLQVSVWALYLIPTLAFFFAPVGFRKSMGTKRVEGQKAVHEQGESADGGARDGDRTDGDRERLRDGARGAGSRTVGDEG